CGACTGGCAGAAGGTCGGCATCTTGGCTTTGATCCTCGCGTTGCTTGCGCCGTTTTCGTTCATGGCTGCACCGGCGCTGACGGCGTTGCGGCTCGGCGAGGATCGCGCGCGCAGTTTCGGCGTCGATGTGCGGCGGCTGCGCTTCCTGTCACTATTCCGGATCAGCCTTCTGTCGGCAACGGCGGTCGCCTTCGTCGGTACGATCGGCTTCATCGGCCTCGTCGGGCCGCATATCGCGCGCCTGCTTGTCGGCGAAGACCAGCGCTATCTGCTGCCTGCCAGCGCTCTCACCGGGGCGCTGCTGCTGTCGCTGTCGTCGATCGCCAGCAAGTTCATCATGCCGGGTGTCATCGTGCCGGTCGGCATCGTTACGGCGCTCGTCGGCGTGCCGATCTTCGTGCTGCTGGTCTTCAAACGCGGGCGGCGGCTGTGAGCGGGCTCGAGGCGTCGCACATCGCGATCGGATATGGCCACAAGCCGGTCATCCACGATCTCACGCTGCCGCCACTGGCGCGCGGCTCGATCACCGCGTTGATCGGCCCGAATGCCGCCGGCAAATCGACGCTGCTGCGCGGCCTCGCCGGGCTTGAGCCGATGCAAGGCACGTTGCATCTCGACGACGCCGACCTCGCCGCCACCTCACGCCGCGAACGCGCCAAACGCATCGCCTATATGCCGCAGGCGCTGCCGGCGGCGATTGCGCTGACCGTGCTCGAAGCCGTTGTCGGCGCCTTACGCGCCGCTGTTGCGAATGGCGATGCAGCGCATACGCAGGATCATCTGCGCCGCGCTTACGATGTGCTCGACAGTATCGGCATTGCCGATCTGGCGATGCGTTCGCTGACCGAGCTTTCCGGCGGCCAGCGGCAATTGGCGAGCCTCGCGCAGGCAATCGTCCGCGCGCCGGAAGTCCTGCTGCTTGATGAGCCGACGAGCGCGCTCGACCTGCGCTATCAGATGCGCGTCATGGATTGCACCAAGGCGCTGGCACGCGAGCGCAATATGATTGTCGTCGCGGTGCTGCACGACATCAGCCTTGCGGCGCGTTATGCGGATCAGGTCGCGGTGTTGAGCGCCGGGCGCCTCGTCGGCTTCGGCGCGCCGTCAGAGGCGATCACGAGCGACATGCTCGCGGAGATTTATGGCGTGCGTGCTCGCGTCGGGACGTGCGAATTGGGAACGCTGCAGATCATCGTCGATGGCGCGGATTTTACGGCGCGCGTCTAATTCATCATCGTGACGAAAGCGTCGATCACCTTGCCGTCGCGCACAAGGGCGATGCCGGCGCGACCGGCGAGATGTTTCCAGCTATCGGCCGGGCTTGCAAAACGTACGAGCTGATCGCCCGGCTGCATTTCGGCTTTCAGACGTTCCCAATCCGCGTGAACGCCGGACTGTGGCGTGCCGTAATCCAGGTCGAGTTGCTCGACGCTCACCGGCGTATCGAGCCACTCGGCCGGAACGGCGTCACCCATGTCACGCCGCCTGCTTCTTCGGCGTGATCAGCTTGCGGTTGATGAGAAGCTCCGCGATTTGCACGGCGTTGAGCGCCGCGCCCTTGCGCAGATTGTCGGCGACGCACCAGAAGGACAGGCCGTTTTCGACGGTCGCGTCCTCACGGATGCGCGAGACAAAGGTCGCGTCCTCGCCCGCCGCTTCATGCGGAGTGATATAGCCGCCGGGTTCGTGCTTATCGATGACGAGCACGCCTGGCGCCTCGCGCAAGATGTTGCGCGCCTCGTCGGCACTGATTGGCCTTTCAAATTCGACATTCACCGCTTCGGCATGGCCGATGAAGACCGGCACGCGCACGCAGGTGGCGGTGAGCTTAATCTTGGGGTCCAGGATCTTCTTCGTTTCCGCCATCATCTTCCACTCTTCCTTGGTGTAGCCGTCCTCCATGAAGTCGTCGATCTGCGGAATGATGTTGAAGGCGATGCGCTTTGGGAAGTTGCCGGTCTCGACCGCCTCAGAGACGAAGATCGAGCGGGTCTGGGCGAAAAGCTCGTCCATCGCCGACTTGCCAGCGCCGGAGACGGATTGATAGGTCGCGACGACGACACGGGTGATCTTCGCTGCGTCGTGCAGCGGCTTCAGCGCGACGACGAGTTGCGCGGTCGAGCAATTCGGATTGGCGATGATGTTCTTCT
This Methylovirgula sp. DNA region includes the following protein-coding sequences:
- a CDS encoding ABC transporter ATP-binding protein, producing MSGLEASHIAIGYGHKPVIHDLTLPPLARGSITALIGPNAAGKSTLLRGLAGLEPMQGTLHLDDADLAATSRRERAKRIAYMPQALPAAIALTVLEAVVGALRAAVANGDAAHTQDHLRRAYDVLDSIGIADLAMRSLTELSGGQRQLASLAQAIVRAPEVLLLDEPTSALDLRYQMRVMDCTKALARERNMIVVAVLHDISLAARYADQVAVLSAGRLVGFGAPSEAITSDMLAEIYGVRARVGTCELGTLQIIVDGADFTARV
- a CDS encoding aspartate-semialdehyde dehydrogenase → MGFKVAVVGATGNVGREMLDILAERRFPADEVVALASSSSIGTDVSFGDKTLVCKALENYDFTGTDICLMSAGGTVSKEWSPKIARKGAVVIDNSSAWRMDPDVPLIVPEVNASAVAGFAKKNIIANPNCSTAQLVVALKPLHDAAKITRVVVATYQSVSGAGKSAMDELFAQTRSIFVSEAVETGNFPKRIAFNIIPQIDDFMEDGYTKEEWKMMAETKKILDPKIKLTATCVRVPVFIGHAEAVNVEFERPISADEARNILREAPGVLVIDKHEPGGYITPHEAAGEDATFVSRIREDATVENGLSFWCVADNLRKGAALNAVQIAELLINRKLITPKKQAA